In Hyalangium gracile, the following are encoded in one genomic region:
- a CDS encoding Ig-like domain-containing protein, whose amino-acid sequence MRFILSAVLLCAASLFTGCSEPLACTEIFIPAVSVTVKDAQGNVLKDARVTYSLDGAAMKDASCINSEMGGGCAQWSTPDQPGDYLVRATSSDGSRTAEQRLQVDGDECHAIGQSMTLTLR is encoded by the coding sequence ATGCGCTTCATCCTCTCCGCCGTTCTCCTCTGTGCCGCCTCGCTCTTCACGGGCTGCAGTGAGCCGCTGGCCTGCACCGAAATCTTCATCCCCGCTGTCTCCGTGACCGTGAAGGATGCCCAGGGGAACGTCCTGAAGGACGCCCGCGTCACCTACTCTCTCGATGGGGCCGCCATGAAGGACGCCAGCTGCATCAACTCCGAGATGGGTGGTGGCTGCGCGCAGTGGAGCACCCCGGATCAGCCTGGTGACTACCTCGTGCGTGCCACCAGCTCCGATGGCTCCCGCACCGCCGAGCAGCGCCTCCAGGTGGACGGTGACGAATGCCACGCCATCGGGCAGAGCATGACTCTGACCCTTCGGTAG
- a CDS encoding DHCW motif cupin fold protein: MQMSDIPFGTIDWSSVEPTQHPGETGSATWRTRHFGSIRVRRVDYSPHYLADHWCVKGHILFVLEGELVTELQDGRVFTLKAGHSYQVADNAEPHRSRTGAIGAKLFIVD; the protein is encoded by the coding sequence ATGCAGATGTCAGACATTCCCTTCGGCACCATCGACTGGTCGTCGGTCGAGCCCACCCAGCACCCGGGGGAGACCGGCAGCGCCACCTGGCGCACGCGCCATTTCGGAAGCATCCGCGTGCGCCGCGTTGATTACTCGCCGCATTACCTGGCCGATCACTGGTGCGTGAAGGGGCACATCCTGTTCGTGCTGGAGGGCGAGCTGGTCACCGAGCTGCAAGACGGCCGCGTCTTCACGCTGAAAGCTGGCCACTCCTACCAGGTGGCCGACAATGCCGAGCCGCATCGCTCGCGCACCGGGGCTATCGGCGCGAAGCTCTTCATCGTCGACTGA